Proteins from a genomic interval of Streptomyces sp. Tu6071:
- a CDS encoding TetR/AcrR family transcriptional regulator yields MVRAKGEERRAEILRATLEVIAERGYRGATLGAVAERVGLTQQGLLHYFPTKEALLVALLAERDQWDAIPGDSWRLDLLSSLVDYNAMRPGVVQTFSALLGESVTEAHPARDFFTRRYVVVRGNMASVLRTAYGERLPSGLTPEQAGTLMVAVMDGLQYQWLLDPEAVDMSAAFRDFLHLLEGAVAERPKT; encoded by the coding sequence ATGGTCAGGGCCAAGGGCGAGGAGCGGCGCGCGGAGATCCTGCGGGCGACGCTGGAGGTGATCGCGGAACGCGGCTACCGGGGCGCGACGCTGGGCGCGGTCGCGGAGCGCGTGGGGCTGACGCAGCAGGGGCTGCTGCACTACTTCCCGACGAAGGAGGCGCTGCTCGTGGCGCTGCTCGCGGAGCGGGACCAGTGGGACGCGATCCCGGGCGACTCCTGGCGCCTGGACCTGCTCTCCTCGCTCGTGGACTACAACGCGATGCGCCCCGGGGTCGTGCAGACCTTCAGCGCGCTGCTCGGCGAGAGCGTGACGGAGGCGCACCCGGCGCGGGACTTCTTCACGCGGCGCTACGTGGTGGTGCGGGGCAACATGGCCTCGGTGCTGCGCACGGCCTACGGCGAGCGGCTGCCGAGCGGCCTGACGCCGGAGCAGGCCGGGACCCTCATGGTCGCGGTCATGGACGGCCTCCAGTACCAGTGGCTCCTGGACCCGGAGGCCGTCGACATGAGCGCGGCGTTCCGCGACTTCCTGCACCTGCTGGAGGGGGCGGTCGCGGAGCGCCCGAAGACCTGA
- a CDS encoding aldo/keto reductase codes for MTTTTAAESGTWALGGDLPVHRMGFGAMRLTGTAPFHQGVPRDREQSIRVLRRAVELGVDHIDTAAFYFSRTRSANELINAALSPYADHLVIATKVGPVRNVRGEFAEPARPDELRGHVEENLRQLGRDHMDLVYLRLMGQDSLAEHFGALAELREAGLVRHLGISNIQPAHLEEALGIAPVAAVQNPYAIDRRDDETLALCGEHGIAFVPFFAAAKPGREAQGGGEEHAAVLDVARAHGVSATQVRHAWVLGRGDHVLAIAGTGDVGHLEENVAAGALRLTEDEVRRLDAVAG; via the coding sequence ATGACCACCACCACGGCGGCGGAATCCGGCACCTGGGCACTCGGCGGCGACCTCCCCGTTCACCGCATGGGCTTCGGCGCGATGCGGCTCACCGGCACCGCGCCCTTCCACCAAGGCGTCCCGCGCGACCGCGAGCAGTCGATCCGCGTCCTGCGCCGCGCCGTCGAACTCGGCGTCGACCACATCGACACGGCCGCCTTCTACTTCTCGCGGACCCGCTCCGCGAACGAGCTGATCAACGCCGCGCTCTCGCCCTACGCGGACCACCTCGTGATCGCGACGAAGGTCGGCCCCGTACGGAACGTGCGGGGCGAGTTCGCGGAGCCCGCGCGCCCCGACGAGCTGCGCGGCCACGTCGAGGAGAACCTGCGCCAGCTCGGGCGCGACCACATGGACCTCGTCTACCTGCGGCTCATGGGCCAGGACTCGCTCGCCGAGCACTTCGGCGCCCTCGCCGAACTGCGCGAGGCGGGTCTCGTGCGTCACCTCGGGATCTCGAACATCCAGCCCGCGCACCTGGAGGAGGCGCTGGGGATCGCGCCCGTGGCGGCCGTGCAGAACCCGTACGCGATCGACCGGCGCGACGACGAGACGCTCGCGCTCTGCGGGGAGCACGGGATCGCCTTCGTGCCGTTCTTCGCGGCGGCGAAACCCGGCCGCGAGGCGCAGGGCGGCGGCGAGGAGCACGCGGCGGTCCTCGACGTGGCGCGGGCGCACGGCGTCTCGGCGACGCAGGTGCGGCACGCGTGGGTGCTCGGGCGCGGCGACCATGTGCTCGCCATCGCGGGGACCGGGGACGTGGGGCACCTGGAGGAGAACGTGGCGGCCGGGGCACTGCGGCTGACGGAGGACGAGGTGCGGAGGCTCGACGCGGTGGCGGGCTGA
- a CDS encoding glycoside hydrolase family 3 protein, translating into MTGASTPPEPQVTPERHAAHEAAVETALARLDLDTKTRLLAGQDFWSLPAIPEIGLDSLVVSDGPIGVRGVRSTSEDPSLALPSPTALGATWSPEIAVRAGQVLAQEARRKGVHVLLAPTVNLHRSPLGGRHFEAYSEDPYLTGAIGTGYVRGVQSGGVGTTTKHFVGNDAETDRFTVDNRIAPRPLRELYLAPFEAIVAHARPWGIMTAYNTVNGTTMTAHHHLVNEILRGEWGFDGVNVSDWTAARDTVADANGGLDLAMPGPKTVYGENLAAAVRAGDVEESVVDAAVRRVLLLAARTGALKTTEPVVPAAALPAEIDGEAFARELATRSFVLVRNDVREGAPALPLAPGTRVALSGAAAREARVLGGGSATVFPAHVVAPLDGLRAALPEGTLSYEVGADPNNELDVAGQGFALRAVCRDEAGEILASVPLAGGHIQWMGSDLPDGVTYDTLHSIEVTGTFTPRESGEHVFGTRGIGGFKVVIAGRELFEGSVEMGAATDPFEAFFGQPTERGRLELTADEPVELSVFHTVAKPEGLPIQAVGFTVLHQNPVHDPDELIARAAEAARGAETAVVVVATTERVESEGFDRADLKLPGRQDDLVRAVAAANPRTVVVVNAGSPVEMPWRDDVAAVLLSWFPGQEGGAALADVLTGAAEPGGRLPTTWPAVLEDAPVVNTTPTDGKLEYTEGVLIGYRAWEQAGRTPAYPFGHGLGYTDWTYESVTVEPAAEDGLTVTVRVRNSGSRAGRETVQVYLAPAEPGTTPGTERPARWLAGFAQVEAAPGESAEAVVRVARRAFEIWDEARDAWHLVPGDYGVEAGRSVRDLRVAAAVRKG; encoded by the coding sequence GTGACAGGTGCGTCCACCCCACCCGAGCCCCAGGTCACCCCTGAGCGGCACGCCGCCCACGAGGCCGCGGTCGAGACCGCCCTCGCGCGGCTCGACCTCGACACGAAGACCCGGCTGCTCGCCGGGCAGGACTTCTGGTCGCTGCCCGCGATCCCGGAGATCGGCCTCGACTCGCTCGTCGTCTCGGACGGCCCCATCGGCGTGCGCGGTGTGCGCTCCACGAGCGAGGACCCCTCGCTCGCGCTGCCGTCCCCGACCGCGCTCGGCGCCACCTGGTCGCCCGAGATCGCCGTCCGCGCCGGGCAGGTGCTCGCGCAGGAGGCCCGCCGCAAGGGCGTCCACGTCCTGCTCGCGCCCACGGTCAACCTGCACCGCTCCCCGCTCGGGGGCCGCCACTTCGAGGCGTACAGCGAGGACCCGTACCTCACCGGCGCGATCGGCACCGGCTACGTGCGCGGCGTGCAGTCCGGCGGCGTCGGCACGACCACCAAGCACTTCGTCGGCAACGACGCGGAGACCGACCGCTTCACCGTCGACAACCGCATCGCCCCGCGCCCCCTGCGCGAGCTGTACCTCGCCCCCTTCGAGGCCATCGTCGCGCACGCCCGCCCCTGGGGCATCATGACCGCGTACAACACGGTCAACGGCACGACGATGACCGCGCACCACCACCTCGTCAACGAGATCCTGCGCGGCGAGTGGGGCTTCGACGGCGTCAACGTCTCCGACTGGACCGCCGCGCGCGACACCGTCGCCGACGCCAACGGCGGACTCGACCTCGCGATGCCGGGCCCGAAGACCGTCTACGGCGAGAACCTGGCCGCCGCCGTGCGCGCGGGCGACGTCGAGGAGAGCGTCGTCGACGCCGCCGTGCGCCGCGTCCTCCTCCTCGCCGCGCGTACGGGCGCGCTCAAGACCACCGAGCCCGTCGTCCCCGCCGCCGCGCTCCCCGCGGAGATCGACGGCGAGGCGTTCGCCCGCGAACTCGCGACGCGCTCCTTCGTCCTCGTCCGCAACGACGTGCGCGAGGGCGCCCCCGCGCTCCCGCTCGCCCCCGGCACCCGCGTCGCCCTCAGCGGCGCCGCGGCCCGCGAGGCCCGCGTCCTCGGCGGCGGCTCCGCGACGGTCTTCCCCGCCCACGTCGTCGCGCCGCTCGACGGGCTGCGCGCCGCGCTCCCCGAGGGCACCCTCTCGTACGAGGTCGGGGCCGACCCGAACAACGAACTCGACGTCGCCGGCCAGGGCTTCGCGCTGCGCGCCGTGTGCCGCGACGAAGCGGGCGAGATCCTCGCGAGCGTCCCGCTCGCGGGCGGGCACATCCAGTGGATGGGCAGCGACCTCCCGGACGGCGTCACGTACGACACCCTGCACTCCATCGAGGTCACCGGCACCTTCACGCCGCGCGAGAGCGGCGAGCACGTCTTCGGCACGCGCGGCATCGGCGGCTTCAAGGTCGTCATCGCCGGTCGCGAACTCTTCGAGGGCTCCGTCGAGATGGGCGCGGCCACCGACCCCTTCGAGGCGTTCTTCGGCCAGCCCACCGAGCGCGGGCGCCTGGAGCTGACCGCGGACGAGCCCGTCGAGCTGAGCGTCTTCCACACCGTCGCCAAGCCCGAGGGCCTGCCCATCCAGGCGGTCGGCTTCACCGTCCTGCACCAGAACCCCGTGCACGACCCCGACGAGCTGATCGCCCGCGCCGCCGAGGCCGCGCGCGGGGCCGAGACCGCCGTCGTGGTCGTCGCGACGACCGAGCGCGTCGAGTCCGAGGGCTTCGACCGCGCCGATCTCAAGCTGCCGGGCCGTCAGGACGACCTCGTCCGCGCGGTCGCCGCCGCCAACCCGCGCACCGTCGTCGTCGTCAACGCGGGCTCGCCCGTCGAGATGCCGTGGCGCGACGACGTCGCCGCCGTGCTCCTGAGCTGGTTCCCCGGTCAGGAGGGCGGCGCCGCGCTCGCCGACGTCCTCACCGGTGCCGCCGAGCCCGGCGGGCGCCTGCCCACCACGTGGCCGGCCGTCCTGGAGGACGCCCCCGTCGTCAACACGACCCCGACGGACGGGAAGCTGGAGTACACCGAGGGCGTGCTCATCGGCTACCGCGCCTGGGAGCAGGCGGGCCGCACCCCCGCGTACCCCTTCGGGCACGGTCTCGGCTACACCGACTGGACGTACGAGTCCGTCACCGTCGAGCCCGCCGCCGAGGACGGACTCACCGTCACCGTCCGCGTCCGCAACAGCGGCAGCCGCGCGGGCCGCGAGACCGTGCAGGTCTACCTCGCCCCCGCCGAGCCCGGCACGACGCCGGGGACCGAGCGCCCCGCGCGCTGGCTCGCGGGCTTCGCGCAGGTCGAGGCGGCCCCCGGCGAGAGCGCCGAGGCCGTTGTGCGGGTCGCGCGCCGCGCCTTCGAGATCTGGGACGAGGCGCGGGACGCGTGGCACCTCGTACCGGGGGACTACGGCGTCGAGGCCGGACGGAGCGTGCGGGACCTGCGGGTCGCCGCGGCCGTACGGAAGGGCTGA
- a CDS encoding S8 family serine peptidase, with protein MTRSAPLWRRAGLLPAGLALALLPGTALAHATGPATADTTPPAAARTRTAQATATVTLVTGDRVTLTALPGGKQTVTVDRAPGATGTVRTEEVNGHVRVVPAEAEPYLAQGKLDPRLFDVTELVAQGLAGKGGKAPAPLPLIVTGTAAKARSRTAPTTPAGTSRVRALPSIGATAVTARKPAAFWESLTGHARTSGTTRSFSASTGVGKVWLDARVEADMAESNEQIGTPRAWEAGLTGKGVKVAVLDTGIDPDHPDLKGRVVASKSFIEGQEVADRNGHGTHTASTVGGSGAASDGKEKGVAPDADLAVGKVLSDEGEGSESQIIAGMEWAAKDIDAKVVSMSLGSQEPSDGTDPMAQAVNTLTEETGALFVIAAGNYGSPGSIGSPGAADDALTVGAVDSSDQAAYFTSKGPRYLDNGLKPDISAPGVDILAARSSLVAGEGAYTTMSGTSMATPHVAGVAALLAQEHPDWDAARLKNALMSTSKTLDASAYDLGAGRVSVPDATTSPLTATGSADLGFYSWPYEDNKPVTKTLTYTNDSGSPLTVRLSTSDVPAGTVTLADTELTVPAHGSARTTVTGDGTDAPVGQLSGQVLAKDADGTLLAHTAFGLVKEEERYTLTVHVKDRDGAATPANLALQTLSKGADTVPETVGASGTVELRLKPGSYALSTFLDVRGSHGKDSLGLGYLTAPEITLDRDREVTLDGRALREISTKLPRAAETRQLLMEATRTANGSTYSAALQVPLTYDSVFAAPTAKPRSGTFEYRTVWRLGTPPLTGKADGKKISELTLQPGSGRLDGKLSAKLLDVGDGSAAAYEGKDAKGRAVLVHADKTVAPADLARYAEDAGAAALLVTDDAPGRLMASFGTEDGTDRSFPVATVNAADGKVLARAAKSGGKLKLTGTPQAPYVYDLSAGHPGAIPDKDLTIAPRAKDLATVDTTYYGAKALTGGEFRYSIADAFPIGVGFLERASFPGTRTDYVSTGKDLRWHETVQAGPELTLEERGGLADYPAGRKTELNWFKPVLHPYLGTGLGWGQTRRGNDLAFNTPGWGDSGPDHTGFGDVWNDDSQTQTTQVQVDGETVTKATSSGAYVWDADPAEHTYKVITDTTLDPKVWGTGVKGHSAWEVRSAETPADTETTLPMINLNYDVDTALDGSVRAGKALPIALTAAYVAGASGTGRLTTGALSVSYDAGKTWQQVDLAKKGDTWKGRLSVPRAAKTVSLRASVRDDKGGSATQVLTDALNVK; from the coding sequence ATGACCAGATCCGCTCCCCTGTGGCGCAGAGCCGGGCTGCTGCCGGCCGGGCTCGCGCTCGCCCTGCTCCCCGGCACCGCGCTCGCCCACGCCACCGGCCCGGCGACGGCGGACACCACCCCGCCTGCCGCCGCCCGGACCCGCACCGCTCAGGCCACCGCGACCGTCACCCTCGTGACCGGCGACCGGGTGACCCTCACCGCGCTCCCCGGCGGCAAGCAGACCGTGACCGTGGACCGCGCCCCCGGCGCGACCGGCACCGTCCGCACCGAGGAGGTCAACGGGCACGTCAGGGTCGTCCCGGCCGAGGCGGAACCGTACCTCGCGCAGGGGAAGCTCGACCCCCGGCTCTTCGACGTCACCGAGCTGGTCGCCCAGGGGCTCGCGGGCAAGGGCGGCAAGGCGCCCGCGCCGCTGCCGCTCATCGTCACGGGGACGGCCGCGAAGGCCCGGTCCCGTACCGCGCCGACGACTCCGGCCGGTACCAGCCGCGTCCGCGCGCTGCCGAGCATCGGCGCGACCGCCGTGACCGCGCGGAAGCCCGCGGCCTTCTGGGAGAGCCTCACCGGGCACGCGCGGACGAGCGGCACCACGCGTTCCTTCTCCGCGAGCACCGGCGTCGGCAAGGTCTGGCTCGACGCGAGGGTCGAGGCCGACATGGCCGAGTCCAACGAGCAGATAGGCACCCCGCGGGCGTGGGAGGCCGGGCTCACGGGCAAGGGCGTCAAGGTCGCCGTGCTCGACACGGGCATCGACCCCGACCACCCCGACCTCAAGGGCCGTGTCGTCGCGAGCAAGAGCTTCATCGAGGGCCAGGAGGTCGCCGACCGCAACGGCCACGGCACGCACACCGCCTCGACCGTCGGCGGCAGCGGCGCGGCCTCGGACGGCAAGGAGAAGGGCGTCGCCCCGGACGCGGACCTCGCCGTCGGCAAGGTGCTCAGCGACGAGGGCGAGGGCAGCGAGTCGCAGATCATCGCGGGCATGGAGTGGGCCGCGAAGGACATCGACGCCAAGGTCGTCTCGATGAGCCTCGGCTCGCAGGAGCCCAGCGACGGCACCGACCCCATGGCGCAGGCCGTCAACACCCTCACCGAGGAGACCGGCGCGCTCTTCGTCATCGCCGCCGGGAACTACGGCTCCCCGGGTTCGATCGGCTCGCCGGGCGCCGCCGACGACGCCCTCACCGTCGGCGCCGTCGACTCCTCCGACCAGGCCGCGTACTTCACGAGCAAGGGCCCGCGCTACCTCGACAACGGGCTCAAGCCCGACATCTCCGCGCCCGGCGTCGACATCCTCGCGGCCCGCTCCTCGCTCGTCGCCGGCGAGGGCGCGTACACGACGATGAGCGGCACGTCGATGGCGACGCCGCACGTCGCGGGCGTCGCGGCCCTGCTCGCCCAGGAGCACCCCGACTGGGACGCCGCGCGGCTCAAGAACGCGCTCATGTCCACGTCGAAGACCCTCGACGCCTCCGCGTACGACCTCGGCGCCGGCCGCGTCAGCGTCCCCGACGCGACGACGAGCCCGCTCACCGCGACCGGGAGCGCCGACCTCGGCTTCTACTCCTGGCCGTACGAGGACAACAAGCCGGTCACGAAGACCCTCACGTACACGAACGACTCCGGCAGCCCCCTCACCGTCCGCCTCTCCACGAGCGACGTGCCCGCCGGAACCGTCACGCTCGCGGACACCGAACTGACCGTCCCCGCGCACGGCAGCGCGCGGACGACCGTCACGGGCGACGGCACGGACGCCCCCGTGGGGCAGCTCTCCGGGCAGGTCCTCGCGAAGGACGCGGACGGCACGCTCCTCGCCCACACCGCCTTCGGCCTCGTCAAGGAGGAGGAGCGCTACACGCTCACGGTCCACGTCAAGGACCGCGACGGAGCGGCGACGCCCGCGAACCTCGCCCTCCAGACGCTCAGCAAGGGCGCCGACACCGTGCCGGAGACGGTCGGCGCGTCCGGCACCGTCGAGCTGCGCCTCAAGCCGGGCAGTTACGCGCTGAGCACCTTCCTCGACGTGCGCGGCTCGCACGGCAAGGACTCGCTCGGCCTCGGCTACCTCACCGCGCCCGAGATCACCCTCGACCGCGACCGCGAGGTCACCCTCGACGGCCGCGCGCTGCGCGAGATCAGCACGAAGCTCCCGCGCGCCGCGGAGACCCGGCAGCTCCTCATGGAGGCCACGCGCACCGCGAACGGCTCGACGTACTCCGCCGCGCTCCAGGTCCCGCTCACGTACGACAGCGTCTTCGCCGCGCCCACCGCGAAGCCGAGGAGCGGCACCTTCGAGTACCGCACGGTGTGGCGGCTCGGCACGCCGCCGCTCACCGGCAAGGCGGACGGCAAGAAGATCTCGGAGCTGACCCTCCAGCCCGGCTCCGGCCGCCTCGACGGCAAGCTGAGCGCGAAGCTCCTCGACGTGGGCGACGGCTCGGCCGCCGCGTACGAGGGCAAGGACGCCAAGGGCCGCGCGGTCCTCGTCCACGCGGACAAGACCGTCGCCCCCGCGGATCTCGCGCGGTACGCGGAGGACGCGGGCGCCGCCGCGCTGCTCGTGACCGACGACGCACCGGGCCGGCTCATGGCCTCCTTCGGCACCGAGGACGGCACCGACCGTTCTTTCCCGGTCGCGACCGTGAACGCCGCCGACGGCAAGGTGCTCGCGCGGGCGGCGAAGAGCGGCGGGAAGCTGAAGCTCACGGGCACGCCGCAGGCCCCGTACGTCTACGACCTCTCGGCCGGACACCCCGGCGCGATCCCCGACAAGGACCTCACGATCGCCCCGCGCGCCAAGGACCTCGCGACGGTCGACACGACGTACTACGGCGCGAAGGCCCTCACCGGCGGCGAGTTCCGCTACTCGATCGCCGACGCCTTCCCGATCGGCGTGGGCTTCCTGGAGCGGGCCTCCTTCCCCGGGACGCGGACCGACTACGTCTCGACGGGCAAGGACCTGCGCTGGCACGAGACCGTGCAGGCCGGGCCCGAACTGACCCTGGAGGAGCGCGGCGGACTCGCCGACTACCCGGCGGGCAGGAAGACGGAGCTGAACTGGTTCAAGCCGGTCCTGCACCCCTACCTCGGCACGGGGCTCGGCTGGGGCCAGACCCGCAGGGGCAACGACCTCGCCTTCAACACACCCGGCTGGGGCGACTCGGGCCCCGACCACACGGGCTTCGGCGACGTGTGGAACGACGACTCGCAGACCCAGACCACGCAGGTCCAGGTCGACGGCGAGACCGTCACGAAGGCGACCAGCTCCGGCGCCTACGTCTGGGACGCCGATCCCGCCGAGCACACCTACAAGGTCATCACCGACACGACCCTCGACCCGAAGGTGTGGGGCACGGGCGTCAAGGGCCACTCCGCCTGGGAGGTCCGCTCCGCCGAGACGCCCGCCGACACCGAGACGACCCTGCCGATGATCAACCTGAACTACGACGTCGACACCGCGCTCGACGGCTCGGTGCGGGCCGGCAAGGCGCTGCCGATCGCGCTCACGGCCGCGTACGTGGCGGGCGCGAGCGGCACCGGGAGGCTCACGACCGGCGCGCTCTCCGTCTCGTACGACGCCGGGAAGACGTGGCAGCAGGTCGACCTCGCGAAGAAGGGCGACACCTGGAAGGGCCGGCTGAGCGTGCCGCGTGCCGCGAAGACCGTCTCGCTGCGGGCCTCGGTCCGCGACGACAAGGGCGGCTCGGCGACGCAGGTCCTCACGGACGCCCTGAACGTGAAGTGA
- a CDS encoding MarR family winged helix-turn-helix transcriptional regulator, which produces MTPPATAPRDPLTLEVVQLIGAVVGRYHAEYERAAAAHALTGAQARVLSLLSLGPLPMRRLARTLKCEPSNVTGIIDRLETRGLVERRADPDDRRVKLAASTDEGLRLARSLRDGLDFAREPLADLSREERLVLRGLLRRMLGEDAARED; this is translated from the coding sequence ATGACACCCCCCGCCACCGCCCCGCGCGACCCCCTCACGCTGGAGGTCGTCCAGCTCATCGGCGCGGTCGTCGGGCGCTACCACGCGGAGTACGAGCGGGCCGCCGCGGCGCACGCGCTCACGGGGGCGCAGGCCCGCGTGCTGAGTCTCCTGTCCCTCGGACCGCTCCCCATGCGCCGCCTCGCGAGGACGCTGAAGTGCGAGCCGTCGAACGTGACGGGGATCATCGACCGCCTGGAGACGCGCGGCCTCGTCGAGCGCCGCGCCGACCCCGACGACCGCCGCGTCAAGCTCGCCGCGTCGACGGACGAGGGCCTGCGCCTCGCGCGCAGCCTGCGCGACGGCCTCGACTTCGCCCGCGAGCCGCTCGCGGACCTGAGCCGCGAGGAGCGGCTCGTGCTGCGGGGGCTGTTGCGCCGGATGCTCGGCGAGGACGCCGCGCGGGAGGACTGA
- a CDS encoding NADP-dependent oxidoreductase: MTTLPESGRAWHLVRRPQGWPVPEDFALREAPVPAPAEGRVLVRNLYFSVDPYMRGRMNDVKSYTPPFALDEPMTGGAIGQVVASEAEGFAEGDYVLHFAGWREYASVPAQHATKVDPDAAPLSAYLGVLGMTGLTAYAGLLRVAAFKEGDAVFVSGAAGAVGSEVGQIAKLKGASRVIGSAGSDEKVAWLVDELGFDAAFNYKNGPVAEQLKQAAPDGIDVYFDNVGAEHLEAAISRANVHARFAICGMIAQYNVTEPPAAPRNLAQVIGKRIRLEGMLVQDHADLQGEFVKEVSAWVRDGSLTYRETFADGIDNGVEAFLGLLRGENTGKMIVDLT; this comes from the coding sequence ATGACCACCCTTCCCGAGTCCGGCCGCGCCTGGCACCTCGTCCGCCGCCCGCAGGGCTGGCCGGTGCCCGAGGACTTCGCGCTGCGCGAGGCCCCCGTACCGGCTCCCGCCGAGGGCCGGGTGCTCGTGCGCAACCTGTACTTCTCGGTCGACCCGTACATGCGCGGGCGCATGAACGACGTGAAGTCCTACACGCCGCCCTTCGCGCTCGACGAGCCCATGACCGGCGGCGCGATCGGCCAGGTCGTCGCCTCGGAGGCGGAGGGCTTCGCCGAGGGCGACTACGTGCTGCACTTCGCCGGCTGGCGCGAGTACGCCTCCGTCCCGGCCCAGCACGCCACGAAGGTCGACCCGGACGCCGCGCCGCTCTCCGCGTACCTCGGCGTCCTCGGCATGACGGGCCTGACGGCCTACGCCGGGCTCCTGCGCGTCGCCGCCTTCAAGGAGGGCGACGCGGTCTTCGTCTCCGGCGCGGCGGGCGCGGTCGGCAGCGAGGTCGGGCAGATCGCGAAGCTCAAGGGGGCCTCGCGCGTCATCGGCTCGGCGGGCTCGGACGAGAAGGTCGCCTGGCTCGTCGACGAACTCGGCTTCGACGCCGCCTTCAACTACAAGAACGGCCCCGTCGCCGAACAGCTCAAGCAGGCGGCCCCCGACGGCATCGACGTCTACTTCGACAACGTCGGCGCCGAGCACCTCGAAGCGGCGATCAGCCGCGCCAACGTGCACGCGCGCTTCGCGATCTGCGGCATGATCGCGCAGTACAACGTCACCGAGCCCCCGGCGGCCCCGCGCAACCTCGCGCAGGTCATCGGCAAGCGCATCCGCCTGGAGGGCATGCTCGTGCAGGACCACGCCGATCTCCAGGGCGAGTTCGTCAAGGAGGTCTCCGCCTGGGTCCGTGACGGCAGCCTCACGTACCGCGAGACCTTCGCCGACGGCATCGACAACGGCGTCGAGGCGTTCCTCGGCCTGCTGCGCGGCGAGAACACGGGGAAGATGATCGTCGACCTGACGTGA
- a CDS encoding EI24 domain-containing protein — protein MRELALGFRYLLEGQRWVGRHGKRYGVALLPGLITLVLYAAVLVALALWGGDLVAWATSFADDWESPWQGLFRGALTVVLFALVLLGCVLSFTAVTLVVGQPFYDALSEEVDREIDGFPTESGLSLGREIWISVRDGVRVLVRAAIWGVCLFAAGFLPFVGQTVVPVIGFFVTGFFLAEELASIALARRRVDLRERLALLRDRKRLTWGFGVPLGLAFLVPVVAVFLMPGAVAGATLLARDLRGEPLEAAPREESPAVEPH, from the coding sequence ATGCGTGAACTCGCCCTCGGATTCCGGTATCTGCTCGAAGGCCAGCGCTGGGTCGGCCGGCACGGCAAGCGGTACGGCGTGGCCCTGCTCCCCGGGCTCATCACGCTCGTCCTGTACGCGGCCGTGCTCGTCGCGCTCGCGTTGTGGGGCGGTGATCTCGTCGCGTGGGCCACGTCGTTCGCCGACGACTGGGAATCCCCGTGGCAGGGACTGTTCCGGGGCGCGCTCACCGTCGTGCTCTTCGCGCTCGTGCTCCTCGGCTGCGTGCTGAGCTTCACCGCCGTCACGCTCGTCGTCGGGCAGCCGTTCTACGACGCGCTCTCCGAGGAGGTCGACCGCGAGATCGACGGCTTCCCGACCGAGTCCGGGCTCTCCCTGGGGCGCGAGATCTGGATCTCCGTGCGGGACGGCGTCCGCGTCCTCGTGCGCGCCGCGATCTGGGGCGTGTGCCTCTTCGCCGCCGGGTTCCTGCCCTTCGTCGGGCAGACGGTCGTCCCCGTGATCGGCTTCTTCGTCACCGGGTTCTTCCTCGCCGAGGAACTCGCCTCGATCGCGCTCGCCCGCCGCCGCGTCGACCTGCGCGAACGGCTCGCACTGCTCCGCGACCGCAAGCGGCTGACCTGGGGCTTCGGTGTCCCGCTCGGTCTCGCCTTCCTCGTTCCCGTCGTCGCCGTCTTCCTCATGCCGGGGGCCGTCGCGGGCGCCACGCTGCTCGCGCGGGACCTGCGCGGGGAACCCCTGGAGGCGGCCCCGCGCGAGGAGAGCCCCGCCGTCGAGCCGCACTGA